The Xiphophorus couchianus chromosome 14, X_couchianus-1.0, whole genome shotgun sequence genome includes a region encoding these proteins:
- the LOC114157130 gene encoding uncharacterized protein LOC114157130, with the protein MVMHIDKKSTCHSTDNKADYCVHNKAWMKITGPAAAPLGDVFFGSSVMVQAELTAAGREDEVKVQKVTADRRQIVEEHSVNVGVHNATWSAPQGQRAGMKPKRASKVFIKGTDGVQKCIKVLRAYRVVLLGETGAGKSTLGNSILGEEVFEPGKTTDYQIQSKSAHERRITVLDTPGFSHFDQPEAELKDEIARCTARCRPGPHVLLIVLNVEESSKQQSAVIDKICQCLPEEAFKYAAVVFTHGPNLMTIEKYINENQHLKDLVMKCSSRYQVADHKNSPKGDENDSQVSQLISMMDKIVIENKGRCYTNETLQAHQRDKNNTKLSNPKHPNDDKKCNANNNLWISLSGPEGNLVAEAFFGSDVAVWQTTQTSTKTGECTTSKQGEYEVPCSEPKGRTEEKYKSPPETNSTSMEEEEKNEKEREADAKFDTETNEPSKKSDRRKETVRKESGLWTCLWGFVTGFLGAAMGGLGAVATGLTGMIVGG; encoded by the exons ATGGTGATGCACATTGACAAAAAGAGTACCTGCCACTCCACTGACAATAAGGCCGACTACTGTGTCCACAACAAAGCATGGATGAAAATAACAGGCCCTGCAGCTGCACCACTTGGGGACGTTTTCTTTGGATCGAGTGTTATGGTACAAGCAGAACTCACGGCTGCAGGAAGAGAAGACGAAGTTAAAGTTCAAAAAGTCACCGCTGACAGGAGACAGATTGTAGAAGAACACTCTGTAAATGTAGGTGTTCATAATGCAACCTGGTCAGCGCCACAAGGACAACGAGCAGGAATGAAACCAAAGAGAG CATCAAAGGTCTTCATCAAAGGCACAGATGGAGTTCAGAAGTGCATCAAAG TGCTGAGAGCCTACAGGGTCGTCCTGTTGGGAGAAACCGGGGCTGGGAAAAGCACCCTTGGAAACTCCATCTTAGGAGAGGAAGTGTTTGAACCTGGCAAGACGACTGACTATCAAATTCAGTCCAAATCTGCCCACGAAAGAAGAATCACTGTGTTGGACACTCCTGGTTTCTCTCATTTTGACCAACCTGAGGCAGAGCTGAAGGATGAGATAGCGAGGTGTACCGCAAGGTGCCGTCCCGGTCCCCATGTTCTTCTGATTGTGCTGAATGTAGAGGAATCCTCAAAGCAACAGTCGGCTGTAATTGACAAAATCTGCCAGTGTCTTCCAGAGGAAGCATTTAAATATGCTGCAGTTGTTTTTACTCATGGCCCTAATCTAATGACCATTGAAAAGTATATCAATGAGAATCAACATCTTAAGGATTTGGTAATGAAGTGCAGTAGCCGATATCAGGTAGCTGATCATAAGAACAGCCCGAAGGGTGACGAAAACGACTCCCAGGTGTCACAGCTGATCAGCATGATGGATAAGATAGTGATAGAAAACAAAGGAAGGTGTTACACCAACGAAACCCTCCAGGCACATCagagagacaaaaataacacaaaattaagTAACCCAAAACACCCAAACGAcgacaaaaaatgtaatgccAACAACAACTTGTGGATTAGCTTGTCAGGCCCTGAGGGGAACTTGGTGGCAGAAGCTTTCTTTGGGTCAGATGTTGCAGTTTGGCAAACAACACAGACATCCACCAAGACTGGAGAATGCACTACTAGTAAACAGGGAGAATATGAAGTACCATGTTCTGAACCAAAAGGGAGAACTGAAGAAAAGTACAAGAGTCCACCTGAAACAAACTCCACTTcaatggaggaggaagagaaaaatgaaaaagaaagagaagctgATGCAAAgtttgatacagaaacaaacGAGCCGTCAAAAAAGTCGGACAGGAGGAAGGAAACAGTAAGGAAAGAATCAGGTTTATGGACCTGTTTATGGGGATTTGTAACTGGTTTCCTTGGGGCAGCAATGGGAGGTTTAGGGGCAGTTGCAACAGGTCTTACTGGGATGATAGTGGGAGGTTAG